GCCGACCGACCTCGGCGGCGATTTCGGCCAGCGCGGGTTCATCGGTGACCTCGGCCATCAGGTTGGGGTTCATCGCCTCGACGACGACCACGGCGTCATCGCCGCGTCCGGTGCGCAGCACCACGTTGCACGGCAGCAGCACGCCGATCGGTGGGAAGGCGTTGAGCGCCTGCTGGGCGAACTGCGGATTGCACGCACCCAGGATCAGATAATCCCCCACCTCGTCCCCGGCGCCTCCGCCCAGTTTGGCGTTGAGGGTGGACCTGATGTCGATCTCGGTCAGCACACCGAACCCCTGACCGGCCAGCGCTTCTCGCGTGCGAGCGACCGCCTCGTCGAACGGCCCTCTGGTGGTGGCCACCAATGCGATGTCCATCTCTTGGTTCCTTCCGTCGCAGACCAGGCGCGCACGTCCTCCCGCCACGCTACCCGCGGAGCCGTCGCCCAGAGGGCGGAACGAAGTCGTGGAATATATACCCCTGGGGGTATGTTGATTCATTCGAACGAATCGACCCCCGGACCTCGCCGGCCACTCGACACCAGACAAGGAGAACTACATGACCACCCGAAACATCGGCTACGCGGATTTCGAATCCACGATCCGAGACAACGACATCGTGCTCGTCGACTTCTGGGCTTCGTGGTGTGGCCCATGCCGGGCGTTCGCCCCGATCTTCGAGCGGTCGGCAGCAAGCCACCCCGAGATCGTGCATGCCAAGGTCGACACCGAGCAGGAAAACGAGTTGGCAGCGCTGATGGACATCAGATCCATCCCCACCATCGCGGCGTTCCGCGAGGGCGTCCTGGTCTTCAGCCAACCCGGGGTACTGCCGCCGACGGCACTGGAGGATCTCATCTCCCAGGTCGCGGCACTCGACATGGATCAGGTCCGGGCCACGATCGCGGCCCGGAAAGCCGAGAGTTCCAGCCGCGCGAGCTGAACGAGGTCGGCCATCTGACCGCGTGCCGCAATAGCGGCACGGCCGTGGGGAAGAATCGTGGTCGGCATGACTGACCACGATGACTCCCCCGCCACCGATCGGCGCCCGCATATCCTGCGGCTCGTCGCGTTCGCGGCATTTCTGTTCGGCCTGTTCTATCTGGTGGCCGTGGCCCGCATCATCGATGTCGACGACATCCGGGGCCTGGTCAGCTCGACCGGCCCGGCTGCTCCGCTGGCGTACGTCGTGGTGTCCGCGTGCCTCGGAGCACTGTTCGTGCCGGGCCCGATCCTGGCCGCGGGCAGCGGCCTGTTGTTCGGCCCCGTGTTGGGCACCTTCGTGACCCTGGGAGCGACAGTGGGCACCGCGGTGATGGCCAGCCTGATCGGCAGGCGCGCCGGCCGTGACAGCGCCCGGGCCCTGCTCGGGGCGCAACGTGCGGACCGGCTGGATCACCAGATCGAGCGGGGCGGCCTGTGGGCTGTGGTCGGGCAACGTTTCGTCCCCGGACTGTCCGACGCGCTGGCTTCTTATGCCTTCGGCGCGTTCGGTGTGCCGTTGTGGCAGATGGCGGTCGGAGCGTTCATCGGCTCGGTGCCCCGCGCGTTCGTCTACACCGCACTCGGCGCGTCGATCGGCGACCTGTCGGCCCCGTTGGCCTACACGGCGATCGGGGTCTGGTGCGTCACGGCGGTCATCGGGGCATTCGCCGCCCACCGCGGCTACCGGTCCTGGCGGCGCCACCACTCCGGGGCCGATCAGGCCCCGGAGCAGACGTCGTAGGCGTTACTTTCCGAAGCCCGCGTTGCGCAGCGCCTCGGCCATCGAACCCATCGGCTGGTTGGCCTCCCGGCGACCGGAGTTGTTGCCGCGATTCTGGTTTCGCCGATCCCCGCCGCGCCCCTGGTTACCACCGCCGCGACCCTGGTTGCGGTTCTGGCCGCCCTGACCCTGACCGCCGCGCTCGGGCCGCTTGCCCTGCTCGCGTTGCGGAGTGTCGTTGAGCCGCAAGCTCAGTCCGATGCGCTGCCGTTCCACGTCGACGTCGACGACCTTGACCTTGACCACCTGCCCGGACTTCACCACCTCGTGCGGGTCCGAGACGAACCGGTCGGCCATTGCCGAGACGTGCACGAGACCGTCCTGGTGCACACCCACGTCGACGAAGGCGCCGAACGCGGCCACGTTCGTCACCACCCCTTCGAGGACCATGCCGGGCTTGAGGTCGGCGACCTTCTCCACCCCGGCGGCGAAAGTAGCCGTCGAGAATGCCGGACGCGGGTCGCGCCCGGGCTTCTCCAGCTCGGCCAGGATGTCGGTCACCGTCGGGACACCGAACCGCTCATCGGCGAAGTCGGCGGGCTTGAGCCCCCGCAGAGTGCGTTCGTCGCCGATCAGCTCGGCCAGCGTCACGCCTGCGCGGTCCAGGATGCGCCGCACCACCGGGTAGGACTCCGGGTGCACGCCGGACGTGTCCAGCGGGTCCTCCCCGTCGCGGATCCGCAGAAAGCCCGCGCACTGTTCGAATGCCTTGGGGCCCAGTCGCGGAACGTCCAGCAGCGCCTTGCGGCTGCGGAACGCGCCGGCGCTCTCGCGGTACGCCACGATGGCCTCGGCCAGGGATTCGGTCACCCCAGACACCCGAGCCAGCAGCGGCACCGAAGCGGTGTTGAGGTCGACACCCACCGCGTTCACCGCGTCTTCGACCACCGCATCGAGGCTGCGGGCCAGCGACCCCGGCGTCACGTCGTGCTGGTACTGCCCCACGCCGATCGACTTGGGATCGATCTTGACCAGCTCGGCCAGCGGATCCTGCAGCCGGCGGGCGATCGAGACCGCGCCGCGCAGCGTCACATCGAGGTTCGGCATCTCCCGGGCCGCGTACTCGGAGGCCGAGTACACCGACGCCC
Above is a window of Mycolicibacterium boenickei DNA encoding:
- a CDS encoding DUF302 domain-containing protein, with protein sequence MDIALVATTRGPFDEAVARTREALAGQGFGVLTEIDIRSTLNAKLGGGAGDEVGDYLILGACNPQFAQQALNAFPPIGVLLPCNVVLRTGRGDDAVVVVEAMNPNLMAEVTDEPALAEIAAEVGRRLQAALDAL
- the trxA gene encoding thioredoxin; this translates as MTTRNIGYADFESTIRDNDIVLVDFWASWCGPCRAFAPIFERSAASHPEIVHAKVDTEQENELAALMDIRSIPTIAAFREGVLVFSQPGVLPPTALEDLISQVAALDMDQVRATIAARKAESSSRAS
- a CDS encoding TVP38/TMEM64 family protein, with amino-acid sequence MTDHDDSPATDRRPHILRLVAFAAFLFGLFYLVAVARIIDVDDIRGLVSSTGPAAPLAYVVVSACLGALFVPGPILAAGSGLLFGPVLGTFVTLGATVGTAVMASLIGRRAGRDSARALLGAQRADRLDHQIERGGLWAVVGQRFVPGLSDALASYAFGAFGVPLWQMAVGAFIGSVPRAFVYTALGASIGDLSAPLAYTAIGVWCVTAVIGAFAAHRGYRSWRRHHSGADQAPEQTS